Proteins encoded within one genomic window of Fimbriimonadia bacterium:
- the nuoI gene encoding NADH-quinone oxidoreductase subunit NuoI, which produces MIRDLVRDIFRPLATGFGITGKRLKREKVTVMYPEQRRETYPRTRWRHVLTRYDNGLERCIGCSLCAGACPAKCIYVEAAENTPEARYSPGERYAVRYEINMLRCIFCGYCQDACPTGAIVLRDDFELADYDRKDFLYTKEMLLEPFAVLDFGSEEQPQPVAQAASSG; this is translated from the coding sequence ATGATACGCGACCTCGTACGGGACATCTTCCGGCCCTTGGCCACGGGCTTCGGCATCACCGGTAAGCGACTGAAACGTGAGAAGGTCACGGTGATGTATCCCGAGCAGCGACGGGAGACCTACCCCCGGACCCGCTGGCGGCATGTGCTGACGCGTTACGACAACGGGCTGGAGCGCTGCATCGGCTGCTCCCTCTGCGCGGGTGCCTGCCCGGCGAAGTGCATCTACGTGGAGGCCGCCGAGAACACCCCGGAAGCCCGCTATAGCCCCGGAGAGCGTTACGCCGTCCGGTACGAGATCAATATGCTCCGGTGCATTTTCTGCGGTTATTGCCAGGACGCCTGCCCCACAGGCGCCATTGTTCTGCGAGACGACTTCGAGCTCGCGGACTATGATCGCAAAGACTTCCTGTACACGAAAGAGATGCTTCTCGAACCGTTCGCGGTTCTGGACTTTGGGAGCGAAGAGCAGCCCCAGCCCGTGGCGCAAGCCGCCTCCAGCGGGTAA
- a CDS encoding response regulator transcription factor, producing MDTIRVLVADDEPNYRSALQKVLKLAPEIELVGMAADGREAFDLAQETEPDVLLTDINMPYLNGLQLTNRLTRIMPELQVVILTVSEDSEDVFEAIRSGAIGYILKDSTPKDVIEAIREAMRGESRMTPRIAKLVIEDFRRLVGAGRPTEEEHFYELSKREREMLQFLAEGKKNKEIADALSLAEKTVKNHVSSILRKLHVNTRTEAAMKAVREGLV from the coding sequence ATGGACACAATCCGAGTGCTCGTCGCAGACGACGAGCCGAACTACCGGTCGGCGCTTCAGAAAGTTCTGAAGCTCGCGCCGGAAATCGAGTTGGTCGGCATGGCCGCAGATGGGCGGGAGGCATTCGATTTGGCTCAAGAGACCGAGCCGGATGTGCTCCTGACCGACATCAACATGCCGTACCTGAATGGTCTTCAGCTCACGAACCGACTCACACGCATCATGCCGGAGCTCCAGGTGGTCATCCTCACCGTGAGCGAGGACTCGGAAGACGTGTTCGAGGCCATCCGCTCCGGAGCCATTGGATACATTCTGAAGGACAGCACTCCGAAAGACGTGATCGAGGCCATTCGCGAGGCAATGCGGGGCGAATCGCGCATGACGCCGCGTATCGCGAAGCTGGTGATCGAAGATTTCCGAAGGCTGGTCGGGGCAGGGCGTCCCACCGAGGAAGAACACTTCTACGAGTTGAGCAAGCGTGAGCGCGAGATGTTACAGTTCCTCGCGGAAGGGAAGAAGAACAAAGAGATCGCTGACGCACTATCCCTCGCCGAGAAGACCGTGAAGAATCACGTGTCGAGCATCCTCCGTAAATTGCACGTAAATACGCGGACGGAGGCGGCGATGAAGGCAGTCCGCGAAGGCCTTGTCTAG
- the rpsB gene encoding 30S ribosomal protein S2: protein MAALSMKELLESGVHFGHVTRRWNPKMKPYIYGARSGIYIIDLHQTINLFDEAQKFVQDVVSQGGHVLFVGTKKQAQAAVREAAQRSKQYYVTERWLGGMLTNWKTMLTRIARLRELEKMEADGTFSRFTKKEAMQRREELARLNRYLDGVKDMPGLPKLMFVVDLKKEAIAVAEAKKLGIPIVAIVDTNCDPDDATYIIPGNDDAIRAIKLVAGKIADAIIEVLPISEEERLLEEEVTAAEAEAVEGVSEEDLLGKEIPVGLDEIEIDRLAAEVGLLDEADILSDEDLRVGVVELEPEPEEEVTSEELERIKRLTAQELEREMLKQTEGEEEDVEEFKSGAKRERRTSKEV from the coding sequence ATGGCAGCTCTCTCAATGAAGGAGCTCCTCGAATCCGGCGTCCATTTCGGTCATGTGACCCGACGCTGGAACCCCAAGATGAAGCCGTACATTTACGGCGCTCGCAGTGGCATCTACATCATAGACCTTCACCAGACCATCAACCTGTTCGACGAGGCTCAAAAGTTCGTGCAGGATGTGGTCTCCCAGGGCGGGCACGTCCTTTTCGTCGGCACGAAGAAGCAAGCGCAGGCAGCGGTGCGCGAGGCGGCACAGCGCAGCAAGCAGTACTATGTTACTGAGCGATGGCTCGGCGGAATGCTCACCAACTGGAAGACGATGCTCACCCGCATCGCGCGGCTTCGAGAACTGGAGAAGATGGAAGCGGATGGCACCTTTAGCCGCTTCACCAAGAAAGAAGCCATGCAGCGCCGCGAGGAGTTGGCCCGGCTCAACCGCTATCTCGACGGCGTAAAGGACATGCCAGGGCTGCCCAAGCTTATGTTTGTCGTGGACCTGAAGAAGGAAGCCATCGCCGTCGCTGAGGCAAAGAAGCTGGGTATCCCCATTGTGGCCATCGTGGACACCAACTGCGACCCGGACGACGCTACCTATATCATTCCCGGCAACGACGACGCGATTCGAGCCATCAAGTTGGTGGCGGGCAAGATCGCCGACGCAATCATCGAGGTGCTGCCCATCTCCGAGGAAGAGCGGCTTCTGGAAGAAGAGGTCACGGCCGCTGAGGCGGAAGCGGTCGAGGGTGTCTCCGAAGAGGACCTACTCGGCAAGGAGATCCCTGTAGGTCTCGACGAGATCGAGATTGATCGGCTAGCCGCCGAAGTCGGCCTCTTGGACGAGGCTGATATCCTGTCCGACGAAGACCTGAGGGTAGGCGTAGTGGAACTGGAGCCCGAGCCAGAGGAAGAGGTTACGTCCGAAGAGTTGGAGCGCATCAAGCGGCTAACTGCCCAGGAGCTAGAGCGAGAGATGCTCAAGCAGACCGAGGGTGAGGAAGAGGACGTAGAGGAGTTCAAGAGCGGCGCCAAGCGCGAACGAAGAACGAGCAAGGAGGTCTAG
- a CDS encoding ABC transporter ATP-binding protein gives MSLLEVTCLRVTIPTSRGLVEAVRGVSFTLEQGKTLGLVGESGCGKTMTGLAIIGLPPAGACVQGSIRLKGRELVGIGEREYRRLRGSDIGMVFQDPSPSLNPLMRVGDQVAESIRLHRSVSAREARRLAEQELAHVRLPAPSDTYRRYPHQLSGGQQQRVLIAMALACRPKLLIADEPTTALDVTLQAQILALLRDLQGELGLACVFISHDLGVVGALCDSVAVMYAGRIVEAGTPQRVIGAPRHPYTVGLLNSLPRQHVRPEPIPGQPPGPFEQLAGCPFEPRCPRRLQRCAAEPPTLEPLSGGTVACWSPVEEPVRA, from the coding sequence ATGTCTCTGCTCGAGGTGACCTGCCTCCGCGTAACTATACCAACTTCCCGGGGCTTGGTGGAGGCGGTTCGCGGCGTTTCGTTCACCCTGGAGCAAGGAAAGACGTTAGGCCTGGTGGGCGAGTCGGGCTGCGGCAAGACAATGACCGGCCTCGCGATTATCGGCTTGCCGCCTGCGGGAGCGTGCGTGCAAGGCAGCATCCGCCTCAAAGGGCGCGAGTTGGTGGGCATCGGGGAGCGAGAGTACCGCAGGCTTCGCGGAAGTGATATCGGCATGGTGTTCCAAGATCCTTCGCCCTCTCTCAACCCCCTAATGCGCGTGGGAGACCAGGTAGCCGAGTCGATTCGGCTGCATCGAAGCGTGTCGGCAAGAGAAGCGAGACGGCTCGCGGAACAGGAACTTGCGCACGTTCGGCTCCCGGCTCCCAGTGACACATATCGGCGCTATCCCCACCAGCTCAGCGGCGGGCAGCAGCAGCGCGTGCTGATCGCCATGGCGCTGGCCTGCCGACCGAAGCTGCTGATCGCTGACGAGCCCACGACCGCTCTCGACGTGACATTGCAAGCACAGATTCTGGCGCTCCTGCGTGACCTGCAAGGAGAGCTGGGGCTTGCTTGCGTGTTCATCTCGCACGACCTCGGAGTGGTCGGCGCACTTTGCGACTCGGTGGCCGTGATGTATGCTGGGCGCATCGTCGAAGCAGGCACCCCGCAGAGGGTGATTGGTGCACCGAGGCACCCGTACACCGTGGGCCTGCTGAACTCTCTCCCGCGGCAGCACGTGAGGCCCGAACCGATTCCGGGCCAGCCACCGGGGCCGTTCGAACAACTCGCCGGCTGCCCGTTCGAGCCGAGGTGCCCGAGACGGCTGCAGCGGTGTGCCGCAGAGCCGCCCACGTTAGAGCCGCTCAGCGGGGGAACCGTGGCATGCTGGTCGCCGGTGGAGGAGCCCGTTCGTGCCTGA
- the uppS gene encoding di-trans,poly-cis-decaprenylcistransferase: MGAASSLGLLPPTDTLIRTRALAAGVDLERLPRHIAIVMDGNGRWAQQRGLPRLIGHREGYKNLRRVLLDAADLGIPVMTVYAFSTENWKRPADEVNGLFHLIERAARDELRTLHQSNVRVLVSGRLHEVPASLRDALLAGVDLTRDNNRIVFNLAINYGGRAEVVDAVRAIAQDAAERRIAPSDITEDLISAHLYHPELPDPDLVIRTAGEQRISNFLLWQSAYAEYHVCPEPWPAFDEKCLFRAVKDYEERVRKFGSVVGA; encoded by the coding sequence ATGGGCGCAGCCTCCTCGCTGGGCCTGCTCCCACCGACCGATACGCTGATCCGCACACGGGCTCTGGCGGCCGGTGTGGACCTGGAGCGTCTTCCGCGCCACATCGCTATTGTCATGGACGGCAACGGAAGGTGGGCGCAACAGCGGGGGCTACCGCGTCTCATCGGCCATCGAGAAGGCTACAAGAACCTCCGTCGGGTGCTACTCGACGCAGCGGACCTCGGCATTCCAGTTATGACCGTGTATGCCTTCTCCACCGAAAACTGGAAACGTCCCGCAGACGAGGTCAACGGACTGTTCCATCTTATCGAGCGGGCGGCGCGTGACGAGCTGAGGACCCTCCACCAGAGCAACGTACGGGTGTTGGTGAGCGGACGCCTGCACGAAGTACCCGCGTCGCTACGCGATGCGCTTCTCGCTGGAGTCGATCTGACCCGCGACAACAACCGTATCGTCTTCAATCTCGCCATCAACTACGGAGGTAGGGCAGAGGTCGTAGACGCGGTCCGAGCCATCGCACAGGATGCGGCCGAGCGGCGCATAGCCCCTTCCGACATCACGGAGGACCTGATCTCGGCACATCTGTATCACCCCGAGCTGCCGGACCCCGATCTGGTGATCCGCACTGCCGGGGAGCAACGGATCAGCAACTTCCTGCTGTGGCAGTCCGCTTACGCCGAGTACCACGTTTGCCCGGAACCGTGGCCGGCATTCGATGAGAAGTGCCTTTTCAGGGCGGTGAAGGACTACGAGGAGAGGGTCCGCAAGTTCGGGAGCGTCGTGGGTGCCTAG
- the frr gene encoding ribosome recycling factor produces the protein MVDDIIEKAEEKMKHSVEAAAHDFQRLRTGRANPAMLDRITVDYYGTPTPLNQMANISVPEPRQLLVQPYDKQMTPQIERAIMKSDLGINPITDAAGIRLNIPMMTEERRKEMVKQLHARAEEGCVAIRNIRRDAHNHLKQAEKAHEITEDDMKDDEATLQKLTDKYIAEIHAIAKKKEQELMEV, from the coding sequence ATGGTTGACGATATCATCGAAAAGGCCGAGGAAAAAATGAAGCACTCGGTCGAAGCTGCGGCCCACGACTTTCAGCGTTTGCGCACGGGTCGCGCCAACCCCGCGATGTTGGATCGCATCACCGTGGACTATTACGGGACGCCGACACCCCTGAATCAGATGGCCAACATCAGCGTTCCGGAGCCTAGACAACTGCTCGTTCAGCCCTACGACAAGCAGATGACGCCGCAGATTGAGCGGGCGATCATGAAGAGCGATCTCGGTATCAACCCAATCACCGACGCCGCAGGCATCCGCCTCAACATCCCCATGATGACCGAAGAACGACGCAAGGAGATGGTCAAGCAGCTTCATGCACGGGCCGAGGAGGGTTGCGTCGCAATCCGCAACATTCGCCGCGATGCGCATAACCACCTGAAACAGGCGGAGAAAGCGCACGAGATCACCGAAGACGACATGAAAGACGACGAGGCGACTCTACAGAAGCTGACCGATAAGTACATCGCCGAAATCCACGCCATCGCCAAGAAGAAGGAACAGGAGTTGATGGAGGTCTAA
- a CDS encoding ABC transporter ATP-binding protein: MPETLLSVRDLTVEYVGADGRSFRAADRVSFEIAQGEVLALVGESGCGKTTVAMALVGLVPASSGEAVFDGLPLPRKEKDWRAWRRCIGVVFQDPFASLDPLWSVQALITEPLAVQGGAGRDDLRARARELADLVGLDIELLSRRPHELSGGQRQRVAIARALSAGPKLLIADEPTSALDVSIRAQVLNLLRDLQQRLHLAVLFVSHDLATVRYLADRVAVMYAGRLVEMGPAEQVVGQPLHPYSQALVRSMPEVGEFGSLPPVLEGEVPDPSRLPSGCAFRTRCRYARDLCAESDPEPQEYGTVRVRCHFAAEIAAESGWSRA, encoded by the coding sequence GTGCCTGAGACGCTTCTCTCGGTCCGTGACCTGACCGTGGAGTACGTCGGCGCGGACGGACGCAGTTTCCGAGCCGCAGACCGGGTCAGCTTCGAGATCGCGCAGGGCGAAGTGTTGGCCTTGGTGGGGGAGTCGGGCTGCGGGAAGACCACCGTAGCGATGGCCCTTGTCGGCCTCGTGCCTGCCTCGAGCGGCGAGGCCGTATTCGATGGGTTGCCGCTTCCGCGCAAAGAAAAGGATTGGCGGGCATGGAGGCGCTGCATCGGCGTCGTGTTTCAGGACCCGTTCGCTTCGCTCGACCCGCTATGGAGCGTTCAGGCGCTGATTACCGAGCCGCTCGCGGTGCAGGGCGGAGCGGGCCGGGATGATCTGCGTGCGCGAGCGCGCGAGTTGGCCGATCTCGTCGGACTGGATATCGAGCTACTTTCTCGCCGTCCGCACGAGCTGTCGGGCGGGCAGCGGCAGCGCGTAGCCATCGCACGGGCGCTGTCGGCGGGACCGAAGCTGCTGATTGCAGACGAGCCGACGTCGGCTCTGGACGTGTCCATCCGCGCGCAGGTGCTCAACCTGCTCAGGGACCTCCAGCAGCGCCTGCACCTAGCGGTCCTGTTCGTCAGCCACGACTTGGCGACGGTGCGATACCTGGCCGACCGAGTGGCGGTGATGTACGCGGGCAGACTGGTCGAGATGGGTCCAGCGGAGCAGGTGGTCGGGCAGCCCCTGCACCCGTATAGCCAGGCGCTGGTTCGCTCCATGCCGGAGGTCGGCGAGTTTGGGAGCTTGCCGCCGGTGCTGGAGGGCGAGGTGCCGGACCCGAGTCGGCTTCCGAGCGGCTGCGCCTTCCGCACCCGATGCCGATATGCCAGAGATCTCTGCGCCGAGTCGGACCCGGAGCCACAGGAGTACGGTACAGTCCGCGTCCGATGCCACTTCGCCGCGGAGATTGCTGCCGAGTCTGGTTGGAGTCGGGCTTGA
- the tsf gene encoding translation elongation factor Ts has protein sequence MEITATQVKELREQTGAPMMDCKRALVEKGGDFEAAKQYLRERGAAVQDKRAERHAAAGVVAGASTPDHRKAVLVELNCETDFVARNEEFIALASAIAQAALADGKAGADTDALNALTIGGTSVASSVDTIRGKIGEKIGLGKVVVRETTGVLDTYIHHDRTKGVMVEVEGNNSDAVVEAAHKIATHIAWAAPEFITKEEVDPERVRQEIEIETHRAINEGKPESQAEKIAEGRVNKNFFQKACLLEQHYLGQPETIKQILEAAKGDGEEPRVTFFTRIAVGA, from the coding sequence ATGGAGATTACCGCCACACAGGTGAAAGAACTGCGAGAGCAGACAGGCGCGCCGATGATGGACTGCAAGAGGGCGCTTGTCGAGAAGGGCGGCGACTTCGAGGCTGCCAAGCAGTATCTACGAGAGCGCGGCGCCGCTGTACAGGATAAGCGAGCCGAGCGCCACGCCGCCGCCGGCGTCGTAGCGGGTGCGTCCACCCCCGACCACAGGAAGGCTGTGCTCGTCGAGCTCAACTGCGAGACGGACTTCGTTGCCCGCAACGAGGAGTTCATCGCTCTTGCCTCTGCCATTGCGCAGGCGGCACTGGCGGATGGCAAGGCCGGTGCGGATACGGATGCTCTCAACGCACTCACCATCGGCGGTACGAGCGTCGCGTCGTCGGTGGACACCATTCGCGGGAAGATCGGAGAGAAGATTGGGCTCGGCAAAGTCGTTGTCAGAGAGACCACCGGCGTTCTGGATACCTATATCCACCACGATCGCACGAAGGGCGTGATGGTCGAGGTCGAAGGCAACAACTCGGATGCGGTGGTCGAGGCCGCGCATAAGATCGCCACGCACATCGCTTGGGCCGCCCCGGAGTTCATCACCAAGGAAGAGGTGGATCCAGAGCGAGTGCGGCAGGAGATCGAAATCGAGACTCACCGCGCTATCAACGAGGGCAAGCCGGAGTCCCAGGCCGAGAAGATTGCGGAGGGTCGTGTGAACAAGAACTTCTTCCAGAAAGCTTGTCTGCTGGAGCAGCACTACCTCGGCCAGCCCGAGACCATCAAGCAGATTCTCGAGGCAGCGAAGGGAGACGGTGAGGAGCCTAGGGTCACCTTCTTCACGCGCATCGCGGTAGGAGCGTGA
- a CDS encoding UMP kinase — protein sequence MTPGAPSHPRYNRVLLKLSGEVLSGGRGFGIETAAVDGIARQVADGYALGVQLALVVGGGNIIRGSQASRDGAERAVADYMGMLATLINALALQQALERIGLDTRLQSAITVQSVAEMFIRRRAIRHLEKGRIVILAAGTGNPYFSTDTASVLRALELGADALLKATKVDGVYDKDPMAHPEAKKYDSLTYDQAIEQQLAVMDQTAFTMCREHSLPIVVFALNEPSAIRRALLGEPIGTTVGGQSNG from the coding sequence GTGACGCCCGGAGCCCCCTCGCACCCACGGTATAACCGCGTTCTTCTGAAGCTCAGCGGCGAGGTCTTGTCGGGCGGCAGGGGGTTCGGCATCGAGACCGCCGCGGTGGATGGGATCGCCCGACAGGTCGCGGACGGCTATGCGCTCGGCGTACAGCTCGCGCTGGTCGTTGGGGGTGGGAACATCATCCGAGGCAGCCAAGCATCCAGAGATGGTGCGGAGCGCGCAGTTGCTGACTACATGGGCATGCTCGCCACGCTGATCAACGCCCTGGCTTTACAGCAGGCGCTCGAGCGCATTGGGTTGGATACACGGCTCCAAAGCGCGATCACGGTGCAGTCGGTGGCGGAGATGTTCATCCGAAGACGCGCAATCCGGCACCTGGAGAAGGGGCGAATCGTGATCCTAGCAGCAGGCACGGGTAATCCCTACTTCAGCACGGACACCGCTTCGGTGCTCCGGGCACTCGAACTCGGGGCCGATGCGCTGCTCAAGGCCACCAAAGTGGATGGCGTATACGACAAGGATCCGATGGCGCATCCGGAGGCGAAGAAGTACGATAGCTTGACGTATGATCAAGCAATCGAACAGCAACTCGCCGTAATGGATCAGACCGCGTTCACGATGTGTCGGGAGCACTCGCTGCCGATCGTCGTGTTCGCACTCAACGAGCCGAGCGCGATCCGCAGGGCTCTTCTGGGAGAGCCCATCGGCACTACTGTAGGAGGGCAATCGAATGGTTGA
- a CDS encoding site-2 protease family protein, with product MTPILSFVFIIFLIVVVHELGHLLAAKWARMRADRFQVGFGPPIIRIGRWNETEFSIGPFPLGGFVAIHGMEPKEYAPEERAFVDQPLSKRMITIAAGPFMSIVLALVLFMVVGTVFGLGEFVKPPRIGEVVEGKVADLAGIREGDRILRAGVVPVTEWPEVSGVIHNNAGLPVYLILERAGKTFSLVVFPESDLVPELTDPLRPTKRSVGRIFCTPQLTRTRVGLVDSVKIAVQHSYMNVQLLFGTLFSSRVMQDVGGPLAIAGLSGKAAKRGFADLLELAGQLSLTIGIINLFPIPVLDGGHLMLYTIEWLRRGKKLSPKMQLSLQYAGLLILLVLFVLVTTLDIGRMIRGETP from the coding sequence ATGACACCCATTCTCAGCTTTGTCTTCATCATCTTCCTCATCGTGGTCGTGCACGAGCTCGGTCACCTGCTTGCCGCAAAATGGGCACGGATGAGAGCCGACCGCTTCCAGGTAGGATTCGGTCCCCCCATCATCCGAATCGGGCGCTGGAACGAGACGGAGTTCAGCATCGGCCCATTCCCGCTCGGTGGCTTCGTCGCTATCCACGGCATGGAGCCGAAAGAGTACGCACCCGAAGAGCGCGCCTTCGTGGACCAGCCGCTCTCCAAGCGCATGATCACCATCGCAGCAGGGCCGTTCATGAGCATCGTGCTCGCGCTGGTGCTCTTCATGGTCGTCGGAACCGTGTTCGGCCTCGGCGAGTTCGTGAAGCCGCCGCGCATCGGCGAGGTCGTCGAGGGCAAGGTCGCCGATCTGGCCGGAATCCGCGAGGGGGACCGAATCCTCCGCGCCGGGGTCGTGCCCGTCACGGAGTGGCCCGAGGTGTCTGGAGTCATCCACAACAACGCCGGCCTTCCGGTGTATCTGATCTTGGAGCGGGCAGGGAAGACATTCTCGCTGGTGGTTTTCCCGGAGAGCGACCTCGTCCCCGAGCTGACCGATCCCCTAAGACCGACGAAGCGCTCGGTCGGCCGCATCTTCTGCACCCCACAGCTCACGCGCACCAGGGTCGGGCTGGTCGATTCGGTCAAGATCGCCGTTCAGCACTCCTACATGAACGTCCAGCTCCTGTTCGGGACGCTGTTCAGCAGTCGAGTGATGCAGGACGTGGGTGGGCCGTTAGCCATTGCGGGTTTGTCGGGGAAGGCCGCCAAGCGTGGGTTCGCGGACCTGCTCGAGCTGGCCGGGCAGCTTAGCTTGACCATAGGTATCATCAACCTTTTCCCAATCCCGGTGCTGGATGGCGGACACCTGATGCTGTACACCATCGAGTGGCTCCGCCGGGGCAAGAAGCTGTCGCCAAAGATGCAACTTAGTCTCCAGTACGCCGGCCTGCTGATACTGCTCGTGCTCTTCGTTCTCGTGACGACGCTGGATATCGGACGGATGATCCGAGGGGAGACGCCCTAG
- a CDS encoding 1-deoxy-D-xylulose-5-phosphate reductoisomerase, translated as MPRRVLILGSTGSIGTQVLDVCARLGDRVRVVGLAAHSNAEALACQAAEWKPDWLGLVEGAVVQEGLGGKVLVGPDAHARLAQEADYDVLVVSVSGMIGLEPTMIALRRGKTVALASKEVLVSGGEEVTRTAAQSGRIVPIDSEHSAVFQCMQAVAKEDVAEIILTASGGPFRGWSRERLQTVTAEQALAHPTWRMGPKITVDSATLMNKGLEVIEARWLFGLPADRITVVVHPQSIIHSMIRTRDGSVLAQMGLPDMRLPIQVALLDLERVNTGLPVFDPLQCTPLTFEPVDRSAFPCLDLAYEAARLGGTMPAVMNGANEAAVPMFLEGRIGFTEIAEVVRRVMDEHCPVEARLDAVLEADAWARETARKASCASTRGAP; from the coding sequence GTGCCTAGACGGGTCCTGATCCTCGGCTCCACCGGCTCGATTGGCACCCAAGTGCTCGATGTCTGCGCCCGTCTCGGCGACCGAGTGCGCGTGGTAGGGCTCGCCGCACACTCCAACGCCGAGGCCCTGGCATGCCAGGCTGCCGAATGGAAGCCCGACTGGCTGGGCCTTGTCGAGGGTGCTGTCGTGCAGGAAGGCTTGGGCGGCAAAGTTCTTGTCGGTCCGGACGCGCACGCACGCCTAGCACAAGAAGCCGACTACGACGTGCTGGTCGTGAGCGTCTCCGGCATGATTGGACTCGAGCCCACGATGATTGCGCTTAGGCGCGGCAAGACGGTCGCGCTGGCCAGCAAGGAGGTGCTCGTTTCAGGAGGCGAGGAGGTCACCAGAACCGCGGCGCAGTCGGGCCGTATCGTCCCTATTGACAGCGAGCACAGCGCCGTGTTTCAGTGCATGCAAGCCGTCGCGAAAGAGGACGTGGCCGAGATCATCCTGACCGCATCGGGCGGGCCATTCCGAGGGTGGTCCCGCGAGAGACTGCAGACCGTAACGGCAGAACAGGCGCTCGCCCATCCGACATGGCGCATGGGGCCCAAAATCACCGTGGACTCCGCCACGCTGATGAACAAGGGACTCGAGGTAATCGAAGCCCGCTGGCTCTTCGGTCTCCCCGCCGATCGCATCACCGTAGTCGTTCACCCTCAGAGCATCATCCACTCGATGATTCGAACTCGGGACGGCTCGGTTCTGGCCCAAATGGGCCTGCCCGACATGCGACTGCCCATCCAAGTGGCCTTGCTGGACCTAGAGCGGGTGAACACCGGCCTGCCGGTTTTCGACCCGCTACAGTGCACTCCGCTCACCTTCGAACCTGTGGACCGCTCTGCCTTCCCGTGTCTTGACCTGGCCTACGAGGCGGCCCGCCTCGGGGGCACCATGCCCGCCGTGATGAACGGAGCTAATGAGGCTGCCGTACCGATGTTCCTGGAAGGGAGGATCGGTTTCACGGAGATCGCCGAAGTCGTAAGGAGAGTCATGGATGAACACTGTCCCGTGGAAGCGCGTCTCGATGCGGTCCTCGAAGCCGACGCATGGGCTCGCGAGACCGCGCGGAAAGCATCGTGCGCTTCGACAAGGGGAGCTCCGTAG
- a CDS encoding NADH-quinone oxidoreductase subunit B, which translates to MPRRVEEIILHDSATPPIGDVNHGGGVLIGVLDDLIREARINSLWPLTFGLACCAIEMMSTAAARFDISRFGMEAFRATPRQADVMIVAGRVSKKMAPILRQIYDQMPEPKWVVSMGACASSGGVYNNYAIVQGVDQVVPVDVYVPGCPPSPDALLYGLLKLQAKIRAERLGGLIELKPRVKESVQAGEELSKS; encoded by the coding sequence ATGCCGAGAAGAGTAGAGGAAATCATCCTTCACGACTCAGCAACGCCACCCATCGGGGATGTCAATCACGGGGGCGGGGTGTTGATTGGCGTGTTGGACGACCTGATCCGAGAGGCTCGCATCAATAGCCTGTGGCCGCTTACCTTCGGCCTCGCCTGCTGTGCCATCGAGATGATGTCCACCGCAGCCGCGCGGTTCGACATCTCGCGCTTCGGCATGGAGGCTTTTCGCGCGACTCCCCGACAGGCCGACGTGATGATCGTCGCGGGGCGTGTGAGCAAGAAGATGGCGCCCATCCTTAGGCAGATTTACGATCAGATGCCCGAGCCGAAATGGGTCGTCTCCATGGGGGCCTGTGCCTCTTCGGGCGGGGTTTACAACAACTACGCCATAGTGCAAGGTGTGGACCAGGTGGTTCCCGTGGACGTGTACGTTCCCGGTTGCCCGCCCAGCCCGGACGCCCTTCTGTACGGCCTTCTCAAATTGCAAGCTAAGATCAGGGCCGAGCGCCTAGGTGGGTTGATAGAGCTAAAGCCTCGAGTGAAAGAATCCGTTCAGGCAGGCGAGGAGCTGTCGAAGTCATGA